A single window of Lepeophtheirus salmonis chromosome 2, UVic_Lsal_1.4, whole genome shotgun sequence DNA harbors:
- the eag gene encoding potassium voltage-gated channel protein eag isoform X2, whose amino-acid sequence MPGGRRGLVAPQNTFLENIIRRSSQQPDSSFLLANAQIIDYPIVYCNESFCKTSGFNRAEVMQKSCCVAFMYGELTDTDTIALIDQSLETQQQNQFEILLYKKDKTPCWLIFQVSPVKNERDVVVLFLCTFRDITALKQPIEEENKGGLSKFAKLARSVTRSRSALASQITQQVAKDSAKQSNLTQIMSLGADIMPQYRQEAPKTPPHILLHYCAFKAIWDWIILFLTFYTAIMVPYNVALKNKTSEDVSLLVVDSIVDVIFFIDIVLNFHTTYVGAGGEVVSDPKVIRLNYLKSWFVIDLLSCLPYDVFNAFDHDEDGIGSLFSALKVVRLLRLGRVVRKLDRYLEYGAAMLVLLLCFYMLVAHWLACIWYSIGNSDLMNGIEYGWLYTLANITKQPYTQNIKYGTDNYTIDDIELRDGPSRKTIYVTALYYTMTCMTSVGFGNIAAETDNEKIFSICMMIVAALLYATIFGHVTTIIQQMTSATAKYHDILNSVREFMKLHEVPKALSERVMDYVVSTWAMTKGIDQDKVLNYCPKDMKADICVHLNRKVFNEHPAFRLASDGCLRALAMHFSMTHSAPGDLLYHTGESIDNLCFIVSGSLEVIQDDEVVAILGKGDVFGDCFWRDMEVGQAVANVRALTYCDLHLVNREKLLEVLDFYKAFAQSFSRNLILTYNLRHRVVFRKVSDVKKEQELAEKRNTEPALNHSQDHLVRKIFSKFKKGSTDSSLPSNLSNSKDLERGDADGGPALGGNNGLNNGIPLNNNKVSVSDVLKIEEKDSSSTSGGKRGPGGSLWGRFKTAPSSSGGGGNNTSTSNVNKQSSSSPSGGGSNTLSVIRTGSDEINESRRNSGSSIRNSPIKSIENDFFLHIQAKQLEQQRAREKQQALQQQLSFDPGIDLSTVVNNLVEFKSEIKQEISEMNIKISNMESSMNNFISTLNKSLLEQQPSGSRLSRPRASDQTEDVDKKRKHKSKSRPRSSSSTSKKIQHMLEEELADSSSKEGTGISPSPSLSKGQLTCLHGSREEFL is encoded by the exons AATCAGTTTGAAATCCTTCTCTACAAAAAAGACA AGACTCCTTGTTGGTTAATTTTTCAAGTATCTCCTGTTAAAAATGAGAGGgatgttgttgttttatttctttgtacCTTTCGTGATATTACCGCTCTTAAGCAACCGATTGAGGAGGAGAATAAGg GAGGACTAAGCAAATTTGCTAAATTGGCTCGATCAGTGACAAGATCCCGCTCTGCCCTGGCATCTCAAATTACTCAGCAGGTTGCTAAAGATTCAGCAAAGCAATCCAATTTAACACAGATAATGAGTTTAGGAGCAGATATCATGCCTCAATATCGACAAGAGGCCCCCAAAACCCCACCTCATATCCTTCTTCACTACTGTGCGTTCAAAGCAATATGGGACTGGATTATCctatttctaacattttataCAGCCATCATGGTTCCCTATAATGTGGCTCTAAAGAATAAAACCTCAGAAGATGTGTCTTTATTAGTAGTTGATTCAATAGTggacgttattttttttattgacattgtTTTAAACTTTCACACAACGTACGTAGGAGCTGGAGGTGAGGTGGTCTCGGATCCAAAAGTAATTCGACTCAACTATCTCAAATCCTGGTTCGTCATAGATCTTCTCTCCTGTTTACCATATGATGTTTTCAATGCCTTTGATCACGACGAAGAT GGTATTGGAAGCTTGTTTAGTGCGCTGAAAGTAGTACGGTTGCTTCGTTTGGGACGAGTTGTCAGAAAACTTGATCGCTACCTCGAATACGGTGCAGCCATGCTAGTTCTTCTACTCTGTTTTTACATGCTTGTAGCACACTGGTTAGCTTGTATATG gtATTCGATAGGGAATTCGGATCTCATGAACGGAATCGAGTATGGCTGGCTTTATACGCttgcaaatattacaaagcAGCCTTATACACAAAATATCAAGTATGGAACTGATAACTACACCATTGATGACATTGAGCTGAGGGATGGTCCTTCTAGGAAAACTATTTATGTAACGGCTCTTTATTATACAATGACCTGCATGACCTCTGTAGGATTCGGAAACATTGCTGCTGAAACAGATAATGAAAAAATCTTCTCCATTTGTATGATGATTGTAGCAG CCTTACTCTATGCTACCATCTTTGGTCATGTCACCACAATCATCCAACAAATGACTTCTGCCACTGCCAAATACCACGATATCTTAAACAGCGTTCGTGAATTTATGAAGCTTCACGAAGTTCCTAAAGCTCTCTCAGAGCGTGTAATGGACTATGTTGTATCAACATGGGCAATGACCAAGGGGATTGATCAAGACAAAGTCCTCAATTATTGTCCAAAAGATATGAAGGCAGACATTTGTGTTCATTTGAATCGTAAAGTATTCAATGAACATCCGGCATTTCGACTGGCTAGTGACGGATGCTTGAGAGCACTAGCGATGCATTTCAGTATGACTCATTCTGCTCCGGGAGATTTGCTCTATCATACCGGAGAGAGCATTGAcaatctttgttttattgtatCAGGTTCTCTAGAGGTTATTCAAGATGATGAAGTTGTTGCCATACTTG GTAAAGGAGACGTCTTTGGGGACTGTTTTTGGCGTGACATGGAAGTTGGTCAAGCTGTTGCAAATGTCAGAGCTTTAACTTATTGTGATCTTCACCTTGTGAATCGGGAAAAACTTCTTGAAGTTTTGGATTTTTACAAGGCTTTTGCTCAATCTTTCTCACGAAATCTCATTCTTACATATAATCTAAGACATCGG gTTGTCTTTAGAAAAGTTTCAGATGTAAAAAAAGAGCAAGAATTAGCTGAGAAGCGGAACACTGAGCCTGCTCTTAATCATTCGCAGGATCATCtcgttagaaaaatattttcaaaattcaaaaagggCTCGACGGACAGTTCCTTACCATCCAATCTATCAAACAGCAAGGATCTTGAAAGAGGTGATGCTGATGGAGGCCCTGCTTTAGGTGGAAACAATGGACTAAACAACGGTATACCCCTGAACAATAATAAAGTTTCTGTTAGTGATGTTCTCAAAATAGAGGAAAAAGACTCTTCCAGCACAAGCGGTGGAAAAAGAGGTCCTGGAGGATCTCTTTGGGGACGATTCAAAACAGCCCCCTCTTCATCAGGAGGAGGAGGAAATAATACCTCAACAAGTAATGTTAACAAGCAAAGTTCATCTTCGCCAAGTGGAGGTGGATCTAATACCCTCTCCGTGATTAGGACAGGTAGTGATGAAATTAACGAAAGTCGTCGAAACTCTGGATCAAGTATACGTAACTCTCCCatcaaaagtattgaaaatgACTTCTTTCTTCATATCCAAGCCAAGCAATTGGAACAACAACGCGCCCGAGAGAAGCAACAGGCACTTCAACAGCAGTTATCATTTGATCCTGGAATAGATTTAAGTACTGTGGTGAATAATTTAGTGGAGTTTAAATCTGAAATTAAACAGGAAATATCtgaaatgaacattaaaatCTCAAATATGGAATCTTCcatgaataattttatcagTACTTTAAATAAGAGTCTTTTAGAACAGCAACCCTCAGGTAGTCGATTATCAAGGCCACGTGCTTCTGATCAAACAGAGGACGTTGACAAAAAACGAAAACATAAATCTAAAAGTAGACCCCGTTCATCCTCCTCTACCTCAAAAAAGATACAACATATGCTAGAAGAGGAATTGGCGGATTCCTCCTCCAAGGAAGGCACCGGAATTTCTCCCTCTCCAAGCCTTTCAAAAGGACAATTAACTTGCTTACATGGAAGTCGAGAAGAATTCCTTTAA
- the eag gene encoding potassium voltage-gated channel protein eag isoform X1: MPGGRRGLVAPQNTFLENIIRRSSQQPDSSFLLANAQIIDYPIVYCNESFCKTSGFNRAEVMQKSCCVAFMYGELTDTDTIALIDQSLETQQQNQFEILLYKKDKTPCWLIFQVSPVKNERDVVVLFLCTFRDITALKQPIEEENKGIENINRGLSKFAKLARSVTRSRSALASQITQQVAKDSAKQSNLTQIMSLGADIMPQYRQEAPKTPPHILLHYCAFKAIWDWIILFLTFYTAIMVPYNVALKNKTSEDVSLLVVDSIVDVIFFIDIVLNFHTTYVGAGGEVVSDPKVIRLNYLKSWFVIDLLSCLPYDVFNAFDHDEDGIGSLFSALKVVRLLRLGRVVRKLDRYLEYGAAMLVLLLCFYMLVAHWLACIWYSIGNSDLMNGIEYGWLYTLANITKQPYTQNIKYGTDNYTIDDIELRDGPSRKTIYVTALYYTMTCMTSVGFGNIAAETDNEKIFSICMMIVAALLYATIFGHVTTIIQQMTSATAKYHDILNSVREFMKLHEVPKALSERVMDYVVSTWAMTKGIDQDKVLNYCPKDMKADICVHLNRKVFNEHPAFRLASDGCLRALAMHFSMTHSAPGDLLYHTGESIDNLCFIVSGSLEVIQDDEVVAILGKGDVFGDCFWRDMEVGQAVANVRALTYCDLHLVNREKLLEVLDFYKAFAQSFSRNLILTYNLRHRVVFRKVSDVKKEQELAEKRNTEPALNHSQDHLVRKIFSKFKKGSTDSSLPSNLSNSKDLERGDADGGPALGGNNGLNNGIPLNNNKVSVSDVLKIEEKDSSSTSGGKRGPGGSLWGRFKTAPSSSGGGGNNTSTSNVNKQSSSSPSGGGSNTLSVIRTGSDEINESRRNSGSSIRNSPIKSIENDFFLHIQAKQLEQQRAREKQQALQQQLSFDPGIDLSTVVNNLVEFKSEIKQEISEMNIKISNMESSMNNFISTLNKSLLEQQPSGSRLSRPRASDQTEDVDKKRKHKSKSRPRSSSSTSKKIQHMLEEELADSSSKEGTGISPSPSLSKGQLTCLHGSREEFL; encoded by the exons AATCAGTTTGAAATCCTTCTCTACAAAAAAGACA AGACTCCTTGTTGGTTAATTTTTCAAGTATCTCCTGTTAAAAATGAGAGGgatgttgttgttttatttctttgtacCTTTCGTGATATTACCGCTCTTAAGCAACCGATTGAGGAGGAGAATAAGggtatagaaaatataaatc GAGGACTAAGCAAATTTGCTAAATTGGCTCGATCAGTGACAAGATCCCGCTCTGCCCTGGCATCTCAAATTACTCAGCAGGTTGCTAAAGATTCAGCAAAGCAATCCAATTTAACACAGATAATGAGTTTAGGAGCAGATATCATGCCTCAATATCGACAAGAGGCCCCCAAAACCCCACCTCATATCCTTCTTCACTACTGTGCGTTCAAAGCAATATGGGACTGGATTATCctatttctaacattttataCAGCCATCATGGTTCCCTATAATGTGGCTCTAAAGAATAAAACCTCAGAAGATGTGTCTTTATTAGTAGTTGATTCAATAGTggacgttattttttttattgacattgtTTTAAACTTTCACACAACGTACGTAGGAGCTGGAGGTGAGGTGGTCTCGGATCCAAAAGTAATTCGACTCAACTATCTCAAATCCTGGTTCGTCATAGATCTTCTCTCCTGTTTACCATATGATGTTTTCAATGCCTTTGATCACGACGAAGAT GGTATTGGAAGCTTGTTTAGTGCGCTGAAAGTAGTACGGTTGCTTCGTTTGGGACGAGTTGTCAGAAAACTTGATCGCTACCTCGAATACGGTGCAGCCATGCTAGTTCTTCTACTCTGTTTTTACATGCTTGTAGCACACTGGTTAGCTTGTATATG gtATTCGATAGGGAATTCGGATCTCATGAACGGAATCGAGTATGGCTGGCTTTATACGCttgcaaatattacaaagcAGCCTTATACACAAAATATCAAGTATGGAACTGATAACTACACCATTGATGACATTGAGCTGAGGGATGGTCCTTCTAGGAAAACTATTTATGTAACGGCTCTTTATTATACAATGACCTGCATGACCTCTGTAGGATTCGGAAACATTGCTGCTGAAACAGATAATGAAAAAATCTTCTCCATTTGTATGATGATTGTAGCAG CCTTACTCTATGCTACCATCTTTGGTCATGTCACCACAATCATCCAACAAATGACTTCTGCCACTGCCAAATACCACGATATCTTAAACAGCGTTCGTGAATTTATGAAGCTTCACGAAGTTCCTAAAGCTCTCTCAGAGCGTGTAATGGACTATGTTGTATCAACATGGGCAATGACCAAGGGGATTGATCAAGACAAAGTCCTCAATTATTGTCCAAAAGATATGAAGGCAGACATTTGTGTTCATTTGAATCGTAAAGTATTCAATGAACATCCGGCATTTCGACTGGCTAGTGACGGATGCTTGAGAGCACTAGCGATGCATTTCAGTATGACTCATTCTGCTCCGGGAGATTTGCTCTATCATACCGGAGAGAGCATTGAcaatctttgttttattgtatCAGGTTCTCTAGAGGTTATTCAAGATGATGAAGTTGTTGCCATACTTG GTAAAGGAGACGTCTTTGGGGACTGTTTTTGGCGTGACATGGAAGTTGGTCAAGCTGTTGCAAATGTCAGAGCTTTAACTTATTGTGATCTTCACCTTGTGAATCGGGAAAAACTTCTTGAAGTTTTGGATTTTTACAAGGCTTTTGCTCAATCTTTCTCACGAAATCTCATTCTTACATATAATCTAAGACATCGG gTTGTCTTTAGAAAAGTTTCAGATGTAAAAAAAGAGCAAGAATTAGCTGAGAAGCGGAACACTGAGCCTGCTCTTAATCATTCGCAGGATCATCtcgttagaaaaatattttcaaaattcaaaaagggCTCGACGGACAGTTCCTTACCATCCAATCTATCAAACAGCAAGGATCTTGAAAGAGGTGATGCTGATGGAGGCCCTGCTTTAGGTGGAAACAATGGACTAAACAACGGTATACCCCTGAACAATAATAAAGTTTCTGTTAGTGATGTTCTCAAAATAGAGGAAAAAGACTCTTCCAGCACAAGCGGTGGAAAAAGAGGTCCTGGAGGATCTCTTTGGGGACGATTCAAAACAGCCCCCTCTTCATCAGGAGGAGGAGGAAATAATACCTCAACAAGTAATGTTAACAAGCAAAGTTCATCTTCGCCAAGTGGAGGTGGATCTAATACCCTCTCCGTGATTAGGACAGGTAGTGATGAAATTAACGAAAGTCGTCGAAACTCTGGATCAAGTATACGTAACTCTCCCatcaaaagtattgaaaatgACTTCTTTCTTCATATCCAAGCCAAGCAATTGGAACAACAACGCGCCCGAGAGAAGCAACAGGCACTTCAACAGCAGTTATCATTTGATCCTGGAATAGATTTAAGTACTGTGGTGAATAATTTAGTGGAGTTTAAATCTGAAATTAAACAGGAAATATCtgaaatgaacattaaaatCTCAAATATGGAATCTTCcatgaataattttatcagTACTTTAAATAAGAGTCTTTTAGAACAGCAACCCTCAGGTAGTCGATTATCAAGGCCACGTGCTTCTGATCAAACAGAGGACGTTGACAAAAAACGAAAACATAAATCTAAAAGTAGACCCCGTTCATCCTCCTCTACCTCAAAAAAGATACAACATATGCTAGAAGAGGAATTGGCGGATTCCTCCTCCAAGGAAGGCACCGGAATTTCTCCCTCTCCAAGCCTTTCAAAAGGACAATTAACTTGCTTACATGGAAGTCGAGAAGAATTCCTTTAA